A genome region from Chengkuizengella sp. SCS-71B includes the following:
- a CDS encoding DNA-binding protein: MNNKKTISLEELPDILTAQDIADYLKISRRRVYEYFQIHPDHGGILNFEAGEASKRAEKDDLIDWIKKRKEEKLKQFAN, from the coding sequence ATGAACAATAAAAAAACAATCAGTTTGGAAGAACTACCCGACATACTAACAGCTCAGGATATCGCAGATTACCTTAAAATCTCTCGTCGAAGAGTATATGAGTATTTTCAAATACACCCTGACCATGGTGGGATTCTTAACTTTGAAGCAGGAGAGGCTTCCAAACGAGCGGAAAAGGATGACCTCATTGATTGGATTAAAAAAAGAAAAGAAGAAAAGTTAAAACAGTTTGCCAATTAA